A single window of Acidobacteriota bacterium DNA harbors:
- a CDS encoding VanZ family protein, translated as MSSPVPEHLPVEPGQSSRAVEERWRWWRWLAVVGYLGVLFFLSAQSTLPVLPGAPSDKLEHFTAYGVLSLLVVWAVAAGQWRSVTCRTVIIAIVISSAYGYSDEYHQLFVPNRSYDLMDWAADTTGAALAAGLAWAWSILLRGSSRIHGV; from the coding sequence GTGTCCTCACCTGTACCGGAACACCTGCCCGTCGAACCGGGTCAGTCGTCTCGCGCCGTCGAGGAGCGCTGGCGCTGGTGGCGCTGGCTGGCCGTGGTCGGCTACCTGGGCGTGCTGTTCTTCCTGTCAGCGCAGTCGACGCTTCCAGTACTGCCCGGTGCCCCATCCGACAAGCTGGAGCATTTCACCGCCTATGGCGTGCTGTCGTTGCTCGTGGTCTGGGCGGTGGCCGCTGGCCAGTGGCGATCGGTCACGTGTCGGACCGTCATCATCGCCATCGTGATCTCGTCGGCCTACGGCTATTCGGACGAGTACCATCAGCTCTTCGTGCCCAATCGCTCGTACGACCTGATGGACTGGGCGGCCGACACCACCGGGGCCGCGCTGGCGGCGGGGCTGGCGTGGGCGTGGAGTATACTTTTGCGCGGGAGCAGTCGAATCCATGGCGTATGA
- the nusB gene encoding transcription antitermination factor NusB: MNTGSRHRARESAFQMLYQWEVGRTAPETVAADYETIEQEGVKPLTLANRRFAESLVAGTVAHVAEIDALIGSHAQHWRIERIAIVDRLILRLAIFELLHAPDTPPSVVIDEAIELARTFSEEEALRFVNGVLDAVYKSLPEAAPVEPGRTPYV, from the coding sequence GTGAACACCGGGAGCCGGCACCGCGCGCGCGAATCGGCCTTCCAGATGCTCTATCAATGGGAGGTCGGCCGGACCGCACCCGAGACGGTCGCAGCCGACTACGAGACGATCGAGCAGGAGGGGGTCAAGCCGCTCACCCTGGCGAACCGCCGATTTGCCGAGTCGCTGGTGGCGGGCACCGTGGCGCACGTCGCGGAGATCGATGCGCTCATCGGCAGCCATGCCCAGCACTGGCGGATCGAACGCATCGCGATTGTCGATCGGCTGATTCTGAGGCTGGCCATCTTCGAACTGCTGCACGCGCCGGACACGCCGCCGAGCGTCGTGATAGACGAGGCGATTGAACTGGCGCGGACCTTCAGCGAAGAGGAGGCCCTGCGCTTCGTCAACGGCGTGCTCGACGCGGTGTACAAGAGCCTGCCAGAGGCAGCGCCCGTAGAGCCAGGCAGAACCCCGTATGTCTGA
- a CDS encoding acyl-CoA dehydrogenase family protein, with translation MDFRPTDQQNLLRRVVREFAETEIRPYVREWDEAQAFPRSLVAKMAALGLMGIQFPEEYGGAAMSAIDYCICVEELARIDPAVSLSVAAHNGLCSAHIAMFGTEAQKQQYLVPLAKGEWIGAWALTEPTAGSDAARLRTTAVRDGAGWVINGAKAFITHGSIGEVCVVMAITNKAKGPHGISAFIVERGNPGMAAGRHEDKLGMRASDTSELIFRDCRVGAEALLGAENAGFINTLQVLDAGRIGIAALAVGLAQGAYETARRYALERVQFGQPIASFQAIQWKLVDLATRIEAARLLTYRAAYLKDKGVRTSRESAMAKLMSSEVAVRASEECVQIHGGYGFVKDYPAEKFFRDVKLTTIGEGTSEIQRLVIARQLLAASA, from the coding sequence ATGGACTTCCGCCCAACCGACCAGCAGAACCTGTTACGGCGCGTCGTTCGCGAGTTCGCCGAGACCGAAATCCGACCGTACGTCCGCGAGTGGGACGAGGCGCAGGCGTTTCCCCGATCGCTCGTGGCGAAGATGGCGGCGCTTGGTCTGATGGGGATCCAGTTCCCCGAGGAATACGGCGGGGCGGCGATGTCCGCGATTGACTACTGCATCTGCGTCGAAGAACTGGCGCGCATTGATCCCGCCGTGTCGCTGTCGGTCGCGGCCCACAACGGACTCTGCTCCGCGCACATCGCGATGTTCGGCACCGAGGCACAGAAGCAGCAGTACCTCGTGCCGCTGGCGAAGGGCGAGTGGATTGGCGCCTGGGCGCTGACCGAGCCGACGGCGGGATCGGACGCGGCCCGACTCAGGACAACCGCGGTGCGCGACGGCGCGGGCTGGGTGATCAATGGCGCCAAAGCCTTCATCACCCACGGCAGCATCGGCGAAGTGTGCGTCGTCATGGCCATCACCAACAAGGCGAAAGGCCCGCACGGCATCTCGGCCTTCATCGTCGAGCGCGGGAACCCTGGGATGGCCGCGGGCCGGCACGAGGACAAGCTCGGGATGCGCGCCAGCGACACCAGCGAGCTGATCTTCCGCGACTGCCGCGTGGGCGCCGAGGCGCTGCTGGGGGCCGAGAACGCCGGCTTCATCAACACGCTGCAGGTGCTTGACGCCGGGCGCATCGGCATCGCCGCCCTGGCGGTCGGCCTGGCGCAGGGCGCGTACGAGACCGCACGGCGCTATGCGCTCGAACGCGTGCAGTTCGGCCAGCCGATCGCATCGTTCCAGGCGATTCAGTGGAAACTGGTGGACCTGGCCACACGCATCGAAGCCGCAAGACTGCTCACCTACCGGGCGGCCTACCTGAAGGACAAGGGTGTGCGCACGTCGCGCGAGTCGGCCATGGCCAAGCTGATGTCGAGCGAGGTGGCCGTCCGGGCGTCGGAAGAGTGTGTCCAGATTCATGGTGGCTACGGATTCGTGAAGGACTATCCAGCCGAGAAATTCTTCCGCGATGTGAAACTGACGACGATTGGCGAAGGCACCAGCGAGATCCAGCGGCTCGTGATCGCCCGGCAGTTGCTGGCGGCGTCGGCCTGA
- the mce gene encoding methylmalonyl-CoA epimerase produces the protein MLGRALGRGESRPITLDHIGIAVREIAEAIAFYRDALGLEVVSTEEVAAERVRAHFVPVGESSLELLEATTADSPIAKFVEKRGPGVHHITLRVDDIRAALARLKARGVRLIDNEPRTGAEGALVAFIHPSSAHGVLVELTQVVKD, from the coding sequence ATTCTCGGCAGGGCGCTTGGCCGGGGCGAATCGCGGCCGATCACGCTGGACCACATCGGCATCGCCGTCCGGGAGATCGCCGAGGCGATCGCGTTCTACCGCGATGCACTTGGGCTCGAGGTCGTCTCGACCGAAGAGGTTGCCGCCGAGCGCGTGCGCGCCCACTTCGTGCCGGTGGGGGAGTCGTCGCTCGAATTGCTGGAGGCGACGACCGCGGACTCGCCGATTGCGAAGTTCGTCGAGAAGCGCGGACCCGGCGTGCACCACATCACGTTGCGGGTCGACGACATCCGCGCGGCGCTGGCGCGCCTCAAGGCACGCGGCGTCCGGCTGATCGACAACGAGCCGCGCACCGGCGCCGAGGGCGCGCTGGTGGCCTTCATCCATCCCTCGAGCGCCCACGGGGTGCTCGTCGAACTCACACAGGTCGTGAAGGACTGA
- a CDS encoding carbohydrate kinase family protein, which produces MNIIVTGSIAYDYLMSFPGSFTEHLLPDHLHRVSLSFLVDTMDKRRGGCAPNIAYSLALLGERPRLMGTAGQDFGEYRTWLEAAGVDTSLVKEIEGKFTASFFCSTDHHGNQIALFYTGAMAHAAELSIARAGGGDLVIISPNDPTAMVNYAEECRAIGVPYIFDPSQQVARMAGDELKRGLTGARIVISNDYEFEIIREKTGLDEQALLQHADAVVVTKGEKGASVMLRDSVIDIPAVPPACIADPTGVGDAFRGGFMKGLASGAGYDVCGRLGSVAAAYALEHLGGSSHHYTWPDFVARYQANFGPLRLPSQS; this is translated from the coding sequence ATGAACATCATCGTCACTGGTTCGATCGCGTACGACTACCTGATGTCGTTTCCCGGCAGCTTCACCGAGCACCTGTTACCCGATCACCTCCATCGCGTGAGCTTGAGCTTCCTGGTCGACACGATGGACAAGCGCCGCGGCGGGTGCGCGCCCAATATCGCGTACTCGCTGGCGCTGCTGGGCGAGCGGCCTCGGCTTATGGGGACGGCCGGGCAGGATTTTGGCGAATACCGCACGTGGCTCGAGGCGGCCGGCGTGGATACGTCGCTGGTGAAGGAGATCGAGGGCAAGTTCACCGCCTCGTTCTTTTGCAGCACCGATCATCACGGCAATCAAATCGCCTTGTTCTATACCGGCGCGATGGCCCATGCCGCCGAACTGTCGATCGCCAGGGCGGGGGGAGGCGATCTCGTGATCATCTCGCCCAACGATCCGACCGCCATGGTCAATTACGCGGAGGAGTGCCGGGCGATTGGCGTGCCGTACATCTTCGACCCAAGCCAGCAGGTGGCGCGGATGGCGGGCGACGAATTGAAGCGCGGTCTTACCGGCGCGCGCATCGTCATCTCGAACGACTACGAATTCGAGATCATCCGCGAGAAGACCGGGCTCGATGAGCAGGCGTTGCTCCAGCATGCCGACGCCGTGGTCGTGACGAAGGGGGAAAAGGGCGCCAGCGTGATGTTGCGCGATTCCGTGATTGACATCCCGGCCGTGCCTCCTGCGTGCATTGCCGACCCGACCGGCGTGGGCGACGCGTTCCGCGGCGGGTTCATGAAGGGGCTCGCCTCGGGCGCCGGCTACGATGTGTGCGGGCGGCTGGGCAGCGTGGCGGCAGCCTACGCGCTGGAGCACCTGGGCGGGTCCAGCCACCACTACACGTGGCCCGACTTCGTGGCCCGCTACCAAGCGAACTTCGGCCCGCTGCGCCTGCCGTCGCAAAGCTGA
- the lysS gene encoding lysine--tRNA ligase — MSDDNELIQQRRANLAQIQELGIEIYPRSFERTDTIEALANAQGSRTHDDLETLRPETITSGRILAIRSFGKANFLVLTDGRARIQAYIRQDALPERDFALFKLLDFGDFVGVAGRVFRTRTNELTIWASHIEFLAKCLRPLPEKWHGLQDIEIRYRQRYLDLIVNPDSRRVFEVRSRVMAGIRRFLDGRGFLEVETPMMQPMAGGALARPFVTHHNALDIDLYLRIAPELYLKRLTVGGIERVYEINRNFRNEGISTQHNPEFTMLEFYQAYSDYRELMDMTEQLISTVARDAIGADTCTFGGHEISLAAPYRRVSLREAVREEASRRLGEAVAEGDLRDGGRAASLAERLGIPVTPGGGPGKIATELFEALCESSLIQPTFVYDFPTEVSPLSKQRADDPDTVERFELYIGAFEVANAFSELNDPAEQRRRFEQQLADRQRGDEEAHGMDEDYIRALEFGMPPAGGEGIGIDRLVMVLTGSPSIRDVILFPQMRPQACAT; from the coding sequence ATGTCTGACGACAACGAACTCATCCAGCAGCGCCGGGCCAACCTGGCGCAGATCCAGGAACTCGGAATCGAGATCTACCCGAGGTCGTTCGAGCGTACCGACACGATCGAGGCACTGGCCAACGCTCAGGGATCCCGCACGCACGACGATCTCGAGACATTACGGCCCGAGACGATTACCAGCGGCCGCATTCTCGCCATCCGGAGCTTTGGCAAGGCCAACTTCCTGGTGCTGACCGACGGCCGCGCCCGCATCCAGGCGTACATCCGGCAGGACGCGCTTCCGGAACGGGATTTCGCACTCTTCAAGTTGCTCGATTTCGGCGACTTCGTGGGTGTGGCAGGTCGGGTGTTCCGGACCAGGACCAACGAGTTGACGATCTGGGCCTCGCACATCGAATTCCTCGCCAAGTGCCTCCGGCCGCTGCCGGAGAAATGGCATGGGCTGCAGGACATCGAGATTCGCTACCGGCAGCGGTACCTGGACCTGATCGTCAACCCGGATTCGCGTCGCGTGTTCGAAGTCCGCAGCCGCGTGATGGCCGGGATCCGGCGCTTCCTCGATGGGCGCGGCTTCCTCGAAGTCGAGACACCGATGATGCAACCGATGGCCGGCGGCGCGCTCGCCCGGCCGTTTGTCACGCATCACAACGCGCTGGATATCGATCTCTACCTGCGCATCGCACCCGAGCTCTACCTCAAGCGTCTCACGGTGGGCGGCATCGAGCGGGTCTACGAGATCAACCGGAATTTCCGCAACGAGGGCATCTCCACCCAGCACAACCCCGAATTCACAATGCTGGAGTTCTACCAGGCCTACAGCGACTACCGTGAACTGATGGACATGACCGAGCAGCTCATCTCGACGGTCGCACGCGATGCGATCGGGGCCGACACCTGCACGTTCGGCGGCCATGAGATCTCGCTGGCGGCGCCGTACCGGCGCGTCTCGCTGCGCGAAGCGGTCCGGGAAGAGGCGTCGCGGCGGCTCGGTGAGGCGGTGGCCGAGGGGGACCTGCGCGACGGCGGCCGGGCCGCGAGCCTGGCCGAACGGCTCGGCATCCCGGTGACGCCGGGTGGCGGTCCCGGCAAGATCGCGACGGAGCTGTTCGAGGCCCTGTGCGAGAGTTCGCTCATCCAACCCACATTCGTCTACGACTTCCCGACCGAGGTGTCGCCGCTCTCGAAGCAGCGGGCCGATGACCCGGATACCGTCGAGCGGTTCGAGTTGTACATCGGGGCGTTCGAGGTCGCCAATGCGTTCAGCGAGCTCAACGACCCGGCCGAGCAGCGCCGGCGATTCGAACAGCAGCTTGCCGATCGGCAGCGAGGCGACGAGGAAGCGCATGGGATGGACGAGGACTACATCCGGGCGCTCGAGTTCGGGATGCCGCCGGCGGGCGGCGAGGGCATCGGCATCGATCGTCTCGTCATGGTGCTCACCGGGAGCCCGTCGATCCGCGACGTGATCCTCTTCCCGCAAATGCGTCCCCAGGCCTGCGCGACGTGA
- the mtnP gene encoding S-methyl-5'-thioadenosine phosphorylase — MAIEIGIIGGSGLYDMADLTQREDVTLTTPFGAPSGPYVTAMLHGRRVAFLARHGAGHRILPSELNFRANIFGFKLLGVERILSASAVGSLREDYKPLDIVIPDQFLDRTSGRISTFFGRGLAAHVGFAHPVCGELGRLVCHAATSVGATVHARGTYVCMEGPQFSTLAESTLYRSWGMDIIGMTNLQEAKLAREAEICYSTIALVTDYDCWHQDHDSVSVEMIISNLTQNAAMAQTIIAETVGHMPAKRTCACGRALETAIITRPEHIPAQTKRELAPIIGRYITAS, encoded by the coding sequence ATGGCTATCGAGATTGGCATCATCGGAGGCAGTGGCCTGTACGACATGGCCGACCTCACCCAGCGTGAGGACGTGACGCTGACGACGCCGTTTGGGGCACCGTCTGGGCCGTACGTCACCGCGATGCTGCACGGCCGGCGCGTGGCGTTTCTCGCGCGTCACGGGGCCGGGCATCGCATCCTGCCGTCCGAACTCAACTTCCGCGCCAACATCTTCGGGTTCAAGTTGCTCGGGGTCGAGCGCATCCTCTCGGCCAGCGCCGTGGGCAGTCTGCGCGAGGACTACAAGCCGCTCGACATCGTCATTCCGGACCAGTTCCTCGATCGCACCAGTGGCCGCATCAGCACGTTTTTCGGACGCGGGCTGGCCGCCCACGTCGGGTTCGCCCATCCGGTCTGCGGCGAACTGGGCCGCCTGGTCTGCCATGCCGCGACGTCGGTCGGCGCGACCGTTCACGCCCGCGGCACCTACGTGTGCATGGAGGGGCCGCAGTTCTCGACGCTGGCCGAGTCGACGCTCTATCGCTCGTGGGGGATGGACATCATCGGGATGACGAACCTGCAGGAGGCCAAGCTCGCGCGCGAGGCCGAGATCTGCTACTCGACGATCGCGCTGGTGACCGACTACGACTGCTGGCACCAGGATCACGATTCGGTGAGCGTCGAGATGATCATCAGCAATCTGACGCAGAACGCGGCCATGGCGCAGACGATCATCGCCGAGACGGTCGGGCACATGCCGGCGAAACGGACATGCGCGTGCGGTCGAGCTCTCGAGACCGCCATCATCACAAGGCCGGAGCACATCCCGGCTCAGACAAAGCGGGAACTGGCTCCCATCATCGGCAGGTACATCACAGCATCATGA
- a CDS encoding enoyl-CoA hydratase-related protein: MAYDYLILERDAGVAIVTLNRPAVLNALNMAMLRDLDRAMTELRDDDGVRAVVLTGAGEKAFVAGADIKELAELTPVAGKAYAAAGQRIVDQIEQLGKPVVAAINGYALGGGCELAMACTIRLASETAKFGQPEVKLGVIPGFGGTQRLPRLVGKGRAMELILTGATIDAAEAYRIGLVNRVVPAAALMTEARTLAQALAASAPVALRHAMEAMNRGLEMTVADGCVLEATLFGLVASTDDMREGTRAFVEKRKATFTGR, translated from the coding sequence ATGGCGTATGACTATCTGATCCTCGAGCGAGATGCCGGCGTGGCCATCGTGACGCTGAACCGGCCGGCCGTGCTGAACGCACTGAACATGGCGATGCTGCGCGATCTCGATCGCGCGATGACCGAGTTGCGCGACGACGACGGGGTCAGGGCGGTCGTTCTGACGGGGGCCGGCGAGAAAGCGTTCGTCGCCGGCGCCGACATCAAGGAACTGGCCGAATTGACGCCGGTTGCGGGCAAGGCCTACGCGGCAGCGGGGCAGCGCATCGTCGACCAGATTGAGCAGCTCGGCAAGCCGGTTGTGGCGGCCATCAACGGCTACGCGCTTGGCGGTGGATGCGAACTGGCGATGGCCTGTACGATCCGGCTGGCATCCGAGACGGCCAAGTTCGGTCAGCCCGAGGTCAAACTCGGCGTGATCCCTGGGTTTGGCGGGACGCAGCGATTGCCGCGCCTGGTCGGCAAGGGCCGCGCGATGGAACTGATTCTGACGGGCGCGACCATTGATGCGGCCGAAGCGTACCGCATCGGTCTCGTCAATCGCGTCGTGCCGGCGGCGGCGCTGATGACCGAGGCTCGGACGCTGGCTCAGGCGCTGGCGGCGAGCGCACCGGTCGCGCTTCGGCACGCCATGGAGGCCATGAATCGCGGCCTCGAGATGACGGTCGCCGATGGGTGCGTGCTCGAGGCGACACTGTTTGGCCTGGTGGCCTCGACCGACGACATGCGCGAGGGTACGCGGGCGTTTGTCGAGAAGCGGAAAGCCACCTTCACGGGACGGTAG
- the ribH gene encoding 6,7-dimethyl-8-ribityllumazine synthase: MVFKGTTDARDLRIAIVASRYNDFVTDRLREGAIEALRGAGAADHDIDVLDVPGAYEIPQAAHIAALTGRYDAVVCLGCLIRGETPHFDYISSSVAHGIMQASMTTGVPMSFGVLTTESAEQALARAVPGTANKGWEAAIAAVEMATLRRAVRAASSGTASR, translated from the coding sequence ATGGTGTTCAAGGGCACGACAGACGCACGGGATCTTCGCATCGCCATCGTGGCGTCGCGCTACAACGACTTCGTCACCGACCGCCTCCGGGAAGGTGCGATCGAAGCCTTGCGCGGCGCGGGCGCCGCCGACCACGACATTGACGTGCTCGACGTGCCTGGCGCGTACGAGATTCCGCAGGCCGCGCATATCGCCGCCCTCACGGGGCGCTACGACGCGGTCGTGTGTCTCGGCTGCCTGATTCGCGGTGAGACGCCGCACTTCGACTACATCTCGTCGTCTGTCGCGCACGGGATCATGCAGGCCTCGATGACGACCGGGGTGCCGATGAGTTTCGGCGTGCTGACGACCGAGTCTGCCGAGCAGGCCCTGGCGCGAGCCGTTCCGGGTACCGCGAACAAGGGCTGGGAAGCGGCGATCGCCGCCGTGGAAATGGCGACTCTACGACGGGCCGTTCGCGCGGCGTCGTCGGGCACGGCGTCGCGGTGA
- a CDS encoding DUF2085 domain-containing protein, with protein MNGRALAAVGLTSLTVVWAAWLVATPVVAAASPSGATLVAVAATYRAGSLICHQHADRSFHVGDVQTPVCARCVGLYGGAAVGAIIGLGWMRRRSRRADGSSVLQTNLRRVLLGAAVPTVALWALEHIVGLDISNVVRCAGAVPLGAAVAGFVVAWVGGVPFDDNAERAIH; from the coding sequence ATGAACGGACGAGCCCTCGCGGCGGTCGGCCTGACCAGTCTCACTGTGGTGTGGGCTGCATGGCTGGTCGCGACTCCCGTGGTGGCGGCCGCCAGCCCGAGTGGTGCGACGCTGGTCGCCGTGGCGGCGACGTATCGGGCGGGCTCACTCATCTGTCACCAACACGCTGACCGATCCTTCCACGTTGGTGACGTGCAGACTCCCGTGTGTGCCCGCTGCGTAGGGCTGTACGGCGGTGCGGCGGTTGGCGCCATCATCGGGCTGGGCTGGATGCGCCGGCGATCGCGCCGCGCGGATGGATCGTCGGTGCTGCAGACGAACTTGCGCAGGGTCCTGCTGGGCGCGGCTGTCCCGACCGTCGCGCTGTGGGCGCTCGAACACATCGTCGGCCTCGACATCTCGAACGTCGTGCGATGTGCCGGCGCGGTGCCACTCGGGGCGGCGGTGGCCGGGTTCGTCGTGGCGTGGGTCGGCGGCGTGCCGTTCGACGACAACGCGGAGCGTGCGATACACTGA